Proteins encoded by one window of Halobaculum halobium:
- a CDS encoding substrate-binding protein — translation MARETTALSRRDVLKASGAAGAAGLTGLAGCAGGGGDSEYPALGNYPVEGDEVVFGFNVPQSGSYSQEGADELRGYNLAVEHLNNGGGWVDNWDGLSGDGVLGKTVTSVEGDTATDPDTARQSAQRMINRDNAIMVTGGSSSGVAIAVQGLCQEEKVLFQCCITHSNDTTGSECVRYSFREMFNAYMTGQALAPVLAEEYGEDLNFYQLYADYSWGQTQQASMEQFFTDVANWSQIESVPTPLGTSDYSSYLSDVPRDEADVLVLNHYGLDAANSLPQAIEAGLDQDMEIVVPLYNRLMAEAASGSIDGIFGTADWNWQLEDDASQSFVEVYRAEHDRAPSYGARIAYTQTLQYAAAAERAETFYPPEVIRELEGHEYSGAGLGSESMRGCDHQAQRDVLVMQGASEEEQTEDKLLNIVSQTSQDDLGYACDAGPAAECELGEYGDE, via the coding sequence ATGGCACGGGAAACCACCGCACTCAGTAGACGTGACGTGCTCAAAGCATCAGGCGCAGCCGGCGCCGCAGGACTCACCGGACTCGCCGGCTGTGCCGGCGGCGGCGGCGATTCGGAGTACCCCGCACTCGGGAACTACCCGGTCGAGGGCGACGAGGTCGTCTTCGGCTTCAACGTTCCGCAGTCGGGGTCGTACTCGCAGGAGGGTGCCGACGAACTGCGTGGCTACAACCTCGCGGTCGAGCACCTGAACAACGGCGGTGGCTGGGTCGACAACTGGGACGGCCTCTCCGGGGACGGCGTCCTCGGAAAGACCGTCACGTCCGTCGAAGGTGACACCGCGACGGACCCGGACACCGCTCGACAGTCCGCACAGCGGATGATCAACCGCGACAACGCGATCATGGTCACCGGCGGGTCGTCCTCCGGTGTCGCCATCGCGGTCCAGGGGCTGTGTCAAGAGGAGAAGGTTCTGTTCCAGTGTTGCATCACCCACTCGAACGACACGACCGGTAGCGAGTGCGTCCGTTACTCGTTCCGGGAGATGTTCAACGCGTACATGACGGGCCAGGCGCTCGCGCCCGTTCTCGCCGAGGAGTACGGGGAAGACCTGAACTTCTACCAGCTGTACGCCGACTACTCGTGGGGCCAGACCCAGCAGGCCTCGATGGAGCAGTTCTTCACCGATGTCGCAAACTGGAGCCAGATCGAATCGGTGCCGACGCCGCTGGGGACCTCCGACTACTCGTCGTACCTCTCGGACGTGCCCCGCGACGAGGCGGACGTGCTCGTGCTCAACCACTACGGGCTGGACGCGGCGAACTCGCTCCCGCAGGCGATCGAGGCCGGCCTCGATCAGGACATGGAGATCGTCGTCCCGCTGTACAATCGGCTCATGGCCGAGGCGGCAAGTGGCTCCATCGACGGCATCTTCGGGACGGCCGACTGGAACTGGCAGCTCGAGGACGACGCGTCTCAGTCGTTCGTCGAGGTGTACCGTGCAGAGCACGACCGCGCGCCCAGTTACGGCGCCCGGATCGCGTACACGCAGACGCTCCAGTACGCCGCGGCCGCCGAACGGGCGGAGACGTTCTACCCGCCGGAGGTCATCCGAGAGCTGGAGGGCCACGAGTACAGCGGCGCCGGCCTCGGCAGCGAGAGCATGCGCGGCTGCGACCACCAGGCCCAGCGTGACGTGCTCGTCATGCAGGGGGCGAGCGAGGAGGAGCAGACGGAGGACAAGCTGCTCAACATCGTCAGCCAGACCTCTCAGGACGACCTGGGATACGCGTGCGACGCCGGCCCGGCCGCGGAGTGTGAGCTGGGCGAGTACGGCGACGAGTGA
- a CDS encoding ABC transporter ATP-binding protein gives MSLLRTDGLTKQFGGLVAVDEVSFEVDSGETRAVIGPNGAGKSTLINCITGALEPTAGTVEFDGEDITNLEPHETVQAGISKSFQTASIFPNMTVRENVEIAALAAENGSFSVDFLKRLAGFDAVHDITDRMLDSVDLLESAEMEAGSLPYGDKRRLEIAIALASEPDLLLMDEPTAGMSPDETAATVDLVEELQEDLGLTILIVEHDMEIIFQIADRILVLNRGQVIADGTPEEVQQSEQVQEAYLGGVEL, from the coding sequence ATGAGCCTCCTGCGCACCGACGGACTCACCAAGCAGTTCGGCGGCCTCGTCGCCGTTGACGAGGTGAGCTTCGAGGTCGACTCTGGCGAGACACGCGCGGTCATCGGACCGAACGGCGCCGGGAAATCGACGCTCATCAACTGCATCACCGGAGCGCTCGAACCCACTGCCGGCACCGTGGAGTTCGACGGCGAGGACATCACGAACCTCGAACCTCACGAGACGGTACAGGCGGGGATTTCAAAATCATTCCAGACGGCGTCGATCTTCCCCAACATGACCGTCCGGGAGAACGTCGAGATCGCGGCGCTGGCGGCCGAAAACGGCTCGTTCAGCGTCGACTTCTTGAAGCGACTCGCCGGGTTCGACGCGGTCCACGACATCACCGACCGGATGCTCGACTCGGTCGATCTCCTCGAGAGCGCGGAGATGGAGGCCGGGAGCCTCCCCTACGGTGACAAGCGCCGTCTGGAGATCGCGATCGCGCTCGCGTCCGAGCCCGACCTGCTGTTGATGGACGAACCGACCGCCGGCATGTCGCCGGACGAGACTGCCGCCACCGTGGACCTCGTGGAGGAACTCCAGGAGGACCTCGGTCTCACGATACTCATCGTGGAACACGACATGGAGATCATCTTCCAAATCGCCGACCGGATCCTCGTGTTGAACCGCGGGCAGGTCATCGCCGACGGCACGCCCGAGGAAGTTCAACAGAGCGAACAGGTGCAGGAAGCGTACCTCGGTGGGGTGGAGCTGTGA
- a CDS encoding haloacid dehalogenase type II → MAETLCFDMYGTLCDTGSVTDTLADELDAPEALVSQLDATWRAKQLQYSYQSALMEEYQPFWEVTADALAYALSQWGVDAGEATRERILASYEHLDPYPDAIETLTRLSEAGHTVTVLSNGNPEMLETLADNAGLAPHLDDVISADEVSTFKPNPGVYENAAARTDTPIDSCRLVSGNAWDVAGAGSAGMETAWVNRANDPFEEIGVDPSLEVTSLSDVANELA, encoded by the coding sequence ATGGCCGAGACGCTCTGTTTCGACATGTACGGGACGCTGTGTGACACGGGGAGCGTGACCGACACGCTCGCGGACGAACTCGATGCGCCCGAGGCGCTCGTGTCCCAACTGGACGCGACCTGGCGGGCCAAGCAGCTCCAGTACTCCTACCAGTCGGCGCTGATGGAGGAGTACCAGCCGTTCTGGGAGGTGACCGCCGACGCGCTCGCGTACGCGCTCAGCCAGTGGGGCGTCGACGCGGGCGAAGCGACCCGCGAGCGCATCCTCGCCTCCTACGAACACCTCGACCCGTATCCGGACGCGATCGAGACCCTCACCCGGCTGTCGGAAGCCGGCCACACCGTGACGGTGCTGTCGAACGGCAATCCCGAGATGCTGGAGACCCTCGCCGACAACGCCGGGCTCGCCCCGCACCTCGATGACGTGATCAGCGCCGACGAGGTGTCGACGTTCAAGCCGAACCCCGGAGTGTACGAGAACGCGGCCGCCCGAACTGACACGCCGATCGACAGCTGTCGGCTGGTTTCGGGGAACGCGTGGGACGTCGCAGGCGCCGGGAGTGCGGGGATGGAGACCGCGTGGGTGAACCGGGCGAACGACCCGTTCGAGGAGATCGGCGTCGACCCCTCTCTCGAGGTGACCTCCCTCTCGGACGTCGCGAACGAACTCGCGTAA
- a CDS encoding universal stress protein has protein sequence MYHVVLGVDDDEEHARAAAKEITELPGDGSETEVTIVHVFQDNPSGASATQVASVREAQKLLEEAGVTVDVTESSGDPADAIIEVSDETDADLIVVGGRKRSPAGKALFGSVTQTVILNGGRPVMVTGVVDGE, from the coding sequence ATGTACCACGTAGTACTCGGCGTCGATGACGACGAAGAGCACGCGCGCGCCGCTGCCAAGGAGATCACGGAGCTGCCGGGCGACGGGAGCGAGACCGAGGTCACGATCGTTCACGTCTTCCAGGACAATCCCAGCGGCGCCTCCGCGACCCAGGTCGCCTCCGTTCGCGAGGCCCAGAAGCTGCTGGAGGAGGCCGGCGTCACCGTCGACGTGACCGAGTCCAGCGGCGACCCCGCGGACGCGATCATCGAGGTGAGCGACGAGACGGACGCGGATCTGATCGTCGTCGGCGGCCGCAAGCGCTCGCCCGCGGGGAAGGCGCTGTTCGGCTCGGTCACCCAGACGGTCATTCTCAACGGCGGCCGCCCGGTGATGGTCACCGGCGTCGTCGACGGCGAATAA
- a CDS encoding DUF4013 domain-containing protein — protein sequence MSQISDAVTYPTEHDDWVKTILIGGVLSAFGFLLLPLLPVYGYIVRVIRHTLEEDPRPPTFGDWEELVVDGAKAVVVGVVYMLVPGIVGAIAVGGSIVAIATGTRSATAAGLAGLAVGALLTVVLSLVFGYVAVAAVVAFADERRVGAAFDVGILKPVVLSGEYATAWALSIAVFLAAGVLVGVLNGIPILGAVVGAFVFFYAQVVAARLWAGGYTDARTRAGGLNSPDVGGSAV from the coding sequence ATGTCACAGATCAGCGACGCGGTCACGTACCCGACCGAGCACGACGACTGGGTGAAGACGATACTCATCGGCGGTGTCCTCTCCGCGTTCGGGTTCCTGTTGCTCCCGCTGCTTCCAGTGTACGGATACATCGTTCGGGTCATCCGACACACGCTGGAGGAGGATCCGCGACCGCCGACGTTCGGTGACTGGGAGGAACTCGTCGTCGACGGCGCGAAGGCGGTCGTCGTCGGGGTCGTGTACATGCTCGTGCCCGGGATCGTAGGGGCGATCGCAGTCGGCGGTTCGATCGTCGCCATCGCGACGGGAACGAGGAGCGCCACCGCCGCGGGGCTCGCCGGACTCGCCGTCGGCGCGCTGCTCACGGTCGTTCTCTCGCTCGTGTTCGGATACGTGGCCGTGGCCGCGGTCGTCGCCTTCGCGGACGAGCGCCGCGTCGGCGCGGCGTTCGACGTCGGGATCCTCAAACCGGTCGTCCTCAGCGGGGAGTATGCGACCGCGTGGGCGCTCTCCATCGCGGTCTTTCTCGCGGCCGGCGTGCTCGTCGGCGTGTTGAACGGGATCCCGATTCTCGGTGCGGTCGTCGGAGCGTTCGTGTTCTTCTACGCTCAGGTCGTGGCCGCGCGCCTGTGGGCGGGCGGGTACACCGACGCTCGCACGCGCGCCGGAGGGCTGAACAGTCCCGATGTCGGCGGTTCGGCCGTCTGA
- a CDS encoding branched-chain amino acid ABC transporter permease — MNDEEIATDGGAVADTEEAASGGSGIARLRERDDFVVIASAAALVVFPFLLVDVLGAVGDVIGISIGGYAGLPSLVLIYGIIVIGFNLLLGYTGLLSFGHAAFFGSAAYSAALFSQVVPSPILMVIVGTIVATLLAWPIGFVSIRRSGVYFAVLTLTFGQALYFWALGPGSWLTNGDNGFSGIEAHGLFVGAVPLDTQLVPVFDSYTVMYAFAGVMMLIAVWVGNRIINSPYGLIFEALGENEERVEFVGLNVFRYKLMAFVISAVFAGVGGAMFVIHEQYIHPTTGLYWIQSGDFVIMTVLGGTGSLVGPVFGALVFEYVANVVSGVSLPMIGSIGSLWRFVLGAVFVFIVWVFPRGIYGAFSDLGARITGGGGDGNQPAATDGGESE, encoded by the coding sequence ATGAACGACGAGGAGATCGCGACCGACGGCGGCGCCGTCGCCGACACGGAGGAGGCCGCCTCGGGCGGCTCCGGGATCGCGAGGCTGCGCGAGCGCGACGACTTCGTCGTCATCGCCTCGGCCGCAGCGCTGGTCGTCTTCCCGTTCCTGCTTGTCGACGTGCTCGGCGCAGTCGGGGACGTGATCGGCATCTCCATCGGTGGGTACGCCGGGCTCCCGTCGCTGGTACTCATCTACGGTATCATCGTCATCGGGTTCAATCTCCTGTTGGGATACACCGGACTGCTGTCGTTCGGACACGCCGCGTTCTTCGGCTCGGCGGCGTACTCGGCGGCGCTGTTCAGCCAGGTCGTTCCGAGTCCGATCCTCATGGTGATCGTCGGGACGATCGTGGCGACGCTTCTGGCGTGGCCGATCGGGTTCGTCTCGATCCGTCGCTCTGGCGTGTACTTCGCGGTCCTGACACTGACGTTCGGCCAGGCGTTGTACTTCTGGGCCCTCGGTCCCGGTTCGTGGCTCACGAACGGCGACAACGGCTTCTCGGGGATCGAAGCGCACGGGCTGTTCGTCGGGGCGGTCCCGCTGGACACCCAGCTGGTACCCGTGTTCGACTCGTACACGGTGATGTACGCGTTCGCGGGGGTCATGATGCTCATCGCCGTCTGGGTCGGCAACCGGATCATCAACTCGCCGTACGGCCTCATCTTCGAGGCGCTCGGCGAGAACGAGGAGCGCGTGGAGTTCGTCGGACTGAACGTGTTCCGCTACAAGCTGATGGCGTTCGTCATCTCCGCGGTGTTCGCGGGCGTCGGCGGCGCGATGTTCGTCATCCACGAGCAGTACATCCACCCGACGACGGGGCTGTACTGGATCCAGTCGGGCGACTTCGTCATCATGACCGTCCTCGGCGGCACCGGCAGCCTCGTCGGTCCGGTGTTCGGCGCGCTCGTGTTCGAGTACGTCGCGAACGTCGTCTCCGGGGTCAGCCTGCCGATGATCGGTTCGATCGGCTCGCTGTGGCGGTTCGTGCTCGGCGCGGTGTTCGTGTTCATCGTGTGGGTGTTCCCCCGCGGTATCTACGGGGCGTTCTCCGACCTGGGCGCACGGATCACCGGCGGTGGCGGCGACGGCAACCAGCCGGCCGCGACTGACGGAGGTGAGAGCGAATGA
- a CDS encoding branched-chain amino acid ABC transporter permease has translation MLLQSEIASILLNGLQQGAIYALLGIGLTIILGTMEFLNLAHGALYLVGAYTGLIVFQETALSNGLLYSLGITTMGFEGGFLAALVIVPAFGFGVGLLMERFVAEPFYDRPETDQLLVTFGLALIVEETIKNVIGGNTFQSIAPSTIFGVNVSQPISLPLVGLFPSWRLIIIGIAFLVIGLTYLAIERTDFGLVVQAGTRDSEMVRLLGIKINRSYSLVFALGAALAAFAGLIGASIQTLSPQIGMDQALIPAFLTIVVGGAGSVRGAIAGGLVLGVIVSAMTQTYSQWAQIVLYLFVALMLIFRPQGLFGTAEVGE, from the coding sequence TTGCTCTTACAGTCCGAGATCGCATCAATACTCCTCAACGGCCTTCAGCAGGGCGCCATCTACGCGCTGTTGGGTATCGGCCTCACCATCATCCTGGGGACGATGGAGTTCCTGAACCTCGCGCACGGGGCGCTCTATCTCGTCGGCGCGTACACGGGACTGATCGTGTTTCAGGAGACCGCCCTCTCGAATGGGCTGTTGTACAGTCTCGGAATCACCACGATGGGCTTCGAGGGCGGCTTCCTCGCCGCGCTCGTCATCGTTCCGGCCTTCGGGTTCGGCGTCGGACTCCTCATGGAGCGATTCGTCGCCGAACCGTTCTACGACCGGCCCGAGACGGACCAACTGCTCGTGACGTTCGGCCTCGCGCTGATCGTCGAGGAGACAATCAAAAACGTCATCGGCGGGAATACGTTCCAGTCGATAGCCCCCTCGACAATCTTCGGCGTCAACGTCTCTCAGCCGATCAGCCTGCCGCTCGTCGGGCTATTCCCCTCGTGGCGGCTCATCATCATCGGCATCGCCTTCCTCGTCATCGGGCTGACGTACCTCGCCATCGAGCGCACCGACTTCGGGCTCGTAGTGCAGGCGGGGACGCGTGACTCCGAGATGGTTCGCCTGCTCGGGATCAAGATCAACCGGTCGTACAGTCTGGTGTTCGCGCTCGGCGCGGCGCTCGCGGCGTTCGCGGGCCTCATCGGTGCGTCGATCCAAACGCTCAGTCCCCAAATCGGCATGGATCAGGCGCTGATCCCGGCGTTCCTCACTATCGTCGTCGGCGGCGCCGGCTCCGTCCGGGGCGCCATCGCGGGCGGGCTGGTTCTCGGCGTCATCGTCTCGGCGATGACCCAGACGTACAGCCAGTGGGCGCAGATCGTCCTCTACCTCTTCGTCGCGCTCATGCTCATCTTCCGTCCGCAGGGGCTGTTCGGCACCGCGGAGGTGGGCGAATGA
- a CDS encoding cbb3-type cytochrome c oxidase subunit I, translated as MGAFLLGVAAFLARVEDWRSYTPLGAGGGTVGETGYGHSEKPAGLIRWFTTVDHKDIGLLYGLYATIAFVVGGLMVVLMRAELTTPDTAVLGSATFYNSLLTSHGITMLFLFGTPIIAAFANYLIPLIIGADDMAFPRINAIAFWLLPPGALLIWAGFFPIPDVIPAQTAWTMYTPLSAGVGNGNQMNVGVDLMLLGLHLTGVSATMGAINFIATIFTERAEEVTWANLDIFSWTILTQSGLILFAFPLLGSALVMLLLDRNFATTFFAVDGGGPILWQHLFWFFGHPEVYILVLPPMGIVSYVLPRFSGRKLFGFKFVVYSTLAIGVLSFGVWAHHMFATGIDPRLRASFMAVSLAIAIPSAVKTFNWITTMWNGKLRLTTPMLFCIGFVSNFIIGGVTGVFLASIPVDLVLHDTYYVVGHFHYIVMGAITFAGMAGIYYWFPLVTGRWYQRRLAKAHFWLWMIGTNITFFAMVLLGYGGMPRRYATYLPQFATLHQIASLGAFLLLVGGVIWVYNVFVSWMEGPHVESGDPWRLDETNLNTAEWDWFEAKRETSLAATDGGEPVETDGGQEAAADDDDTAE; from the coding sequence ATGGGGGCGTTCCTCCTGGGCGTGGCCGCCTTCCTCGCGCGGGTCGAGGACTGGCGGTCCTACACGCCGCTGGGCGCCGGCGGCGGCACTGTCGGTGAGACCGGGTACGGGCACTCGGAGAAGCCCGCCGGACTCATCCGCTGGTTCACGACAGTCGATCACAAGGACATCGGGCTGCTGTACGGCTTGTACGCCACCATCGCGTTCGTCGTCGGCGGGCTGATGGTGGTGCTGATGCGCGCAGAGCTGACCACCCCCGACACGGCGGTGTTGGGCTCTGCGACGTTCTACAACTCGCTGCTCACCAGCCACGGGATCACGATGCTGTTCCTGTTCGGGACGCCGATCATCGCGGCGTTCGCGAACTACCTCATCCCGCTCATCATCGGCGCGGACGACATGGCGTTCCCGCGGATCAACGCCATCGCGTTCTGGCTGCTGCCGCCCGGTGCGCTGCTCATCTGGGCCGGCTTCTTCCCGATCCCGGACGTCATCCCCGCCCAGACCGCCTGGACGATGTACACGCCGCTGTCGGCGGGCGTCGGGAACGGTAACCAGATGAACGTCGGGGTCGACCTGATGCTGCTCGGCCTCCACCTCACCGGCGTCTCGGCGACGATGGGGGCGATCAACTTCATCGCGACCATCTTCACCGAGCGCGCCGAGGAGGTCACCTGGGCCAACCTCGACATCTTCTCGTGGACGATCCTGACGCAGTCGGGGCTCATCCTGTTCGCGTTCCCGCTGCTGGGCAGCGCGCTGGTGATGCTGCTGCTCGACCGCAACTTCGCGACGACGTTCTTCGCCGTCGACGGGGGCGGTCCCATCCTCTGGCAGCACCTCTTCTGGTTCTTCGGCCATCCCGAAGTGTACATCCTCGTGCTCCCGCCGATGGGGATCGTGAGCTACGTGCTCCCACGCTTCTCCGGCCGGAAGCTGTTCGGCTTCAAGTTCGTCGTCTACTCCACGCTCGCGATCGGCGTGCTCTCGTTCGGCGTGTGGGCCCACCACATGTTCGCGACGGGGATCGACCCGCGCCTGCGCGCCTCGTTCATGGCGGTGTCGTTGGCCATCGCCATACCCTCGGCCGTGAAGACGTTCAACTGGATCACGACGATGTGGAACGGGAAGCTCCGGCTCACCACGCCGATGCTGTTCTGTATCGGGTTCGTGAGCAACTTCATCATCGGCGGCGTGACGGGCGTGTTCCTCGCCTCGATCCCCGTCGACCTCGTGCTTCACGACACATACTACGTCGTCGGCCACTTCCACTACATCGTGATGGGCGCCATCACCTTCGCCGGGATGGCGGGCATCTACTACTGGTTCCCGCTCGTCACCGGGCGGTGGTACCAGCGGCGCCTCGCGAAGGCGCACTTCTGGCTGTGGATGATCGGCACCAACATCACGTTCTTCGCGATGGTGCTGCTCGGCTACGGCGGCATGCCGCGCCGGTACGCGACGTACCTCCCGCAGTTCGCGACCCTGCACCAGATCGCCTCGCTGGGAGCGTTCCTGCTCCTCGTGGGCGGGGTCATCTGGGTGTACAACGTCTTCGTCTCGTGGATGGAGGGGCCGCACGTCGAATCGGGCGACCCGTGGCGCCTCGACGAGACCAACCTCAACACCGCCGAGTGGGACTGGTTCGAGGCGAAGCGCGAGACCTCGCTCGCGGCGACCGACGGCGGTGAGCCCGTCGAGACCGACGGCGGTCAGGAGGCCGCGGCCGACGACGACGACACGGCCGAATAA
- a CDS encoding DUF6684 family protein codes for MAEIFDRDTLLDLTVNVIPLGIILFFVAAFVLIDPFGGLDFYGRVLQMGLLAFPFVALAILTYVSGKAIAGDEKRSEVFFQGQATMEGAQGRHEAEEAIEAEATGEADSDAEGDADEDDAATDADAEDEVDADVDTDDEVDTDTDTDEE; via the coding sequence ATGGCAGAGATCTTCGACAGGGACACCCTGCTGGATCTGACGGTCAACGTCATCCCGCTGGGCATCATCCTGTTCTTCGTCGCGGCGTTCGTCCTCATCGACCCGTTCGGCGGACTGGACTTCTACGGGCGCGTGCTTCAGATGGGACTGCTGGCGTTCCCGTTCGTCGCGCTCGCCATACTCACGTACGTCTCGGGGAAGGCGATCGCTGGCGACGAGAAGCGCTCGGAGGTGTTCTTCCAGGGACAGGCGACGATGGAGGGTGCCCAGGGGAGACACGAGGCCGAGGAAGCGATCGAGGCGGAGGCGACGGGCGAGGCCGACTCGGACGCCGAAGGGGACGCTGACGAGGACGACGCCGCTACCGACGCAGACGCCGAGGACGAGGTCGACGCCGATGTGGACACCGACGACGAAGTCGACACGGATACAGACACCGACGAGGAGTAG
- a CDS encoding DUF7520 family protein — protein sequence MTAARDDASADASGRGRDGGDADREPGRGRDRRFNGPRLVIVLYLVLTAVGGVAGVLVATFVDDLSAPALYAVIPLPATTLGFGVYGAVTIATVLGIPLALVVYVSRRIDDPNAVDE from the coding sequence GTGACCGCGGCCCGTGACGACGCGAGCGCGGACGCGAGCGGCCGCGGTCGCGACGGGGGCGACGCCGACCGCGAGCCCGGGCGAGGACGTGACAGGCGATTCAACGGCCCGCGGCTGGTGATCGTCCTCTATCTCGTTCTCACGGCCGTCGGCGGCGTCGCCGGCGTGCTCGTCGCCACGTTCGTCGACGATCTGAGCGCGCCTGCGCTCTATGCGGTGATCCCGCTCCCGGCGACGACGTTGGGGTTCGGCGTGTACGGCGCCGTCACGATCGCGACGGTGCTCGGGATCCCGCTCGCACTCGTGGTGTACGTCTCCCGGCGGATCGACGATCCGAACGCGGTCGACGAGTGA
- a CDS encoding ABC transporter ATP-binding protein, with protein MDAYYGQSHILRDLSMHVEEGEVCALLGRNGAGKSTTLRSIAGARPPDVRDGTVSFKGTAITDYSTEDISSLGISLVPEERRVFPNLSVEENLHLSDVARNWSNVVGRAVSMDNEGMSTEEVYEVFPRLEERHSQKAGTLSGGEQQMLAIARALKQDTDLLMLDEPYEGLAPQIIDTVEDAIERIAETGTTILLVEQNAVAAMNIADRAYVIDQGEVVFVGGSEDLRADEETRERYLGV; from the coding sequence GTGGATGCCTACTACGGGCAGAGCCACATCCTCCGCGATCTCTCGATGCACGTCGAGGAAGGCGAGGTGTGCGCGCTGCTCGGACGCAACGGCGCCGGGAAGTCGACGACGCTACGTTCCATCGCGGGCGCGCGACCGCCGGACGTGCGTGATGGCACGGTCTCGTTCAAGGGGACGGCCATCACCGACTATTCGACGGAGGACATCTCCTCGCTCGGGATCTCGCTGGTTCCCGAGGAGCGTCGGGTCTTCCCGAACCTCTCGGTCGAGGAGAACCTCCACCTCTCGGACGTCGCACGCAACTGGTCGAACGTCGTCGGTCGCGCCGTCTCGATGGACAACGAAGGAATGAGCACCGAGGAGGTGTACGAGGTGTTTCCACGCCTGGAGGAGCGTCACTCACAGAAGGCGGGGACGCTCTCGGGCGGCGAGCAGCAGATGCTCGCGATCGCTCGCGCGCTCAAACAGGACACGGACCTGCTGATGCTGGACGAACCCTACGAGGGGCTCGCCCCGCAGATCATCGACACGGTCGAGGACGCCATCGAGCGAATCGCCGAGACGGGCACCACGATCCTGCTCGTCGAGCAGAACGCCGTCGCCGCGATGAACATCGCCGACCGAGCGTACGTGATCGACCAGGGCGAGGTCGTCTTCGTCGGCGGGTCCGAGGACCTTCGGGCCGACGAGGAGACGCGCGAGCGGTACCTGGGTGTCTAA
- a CDS encoding DUF7541 family protein, which translates to MDENPGLSEEYRMASPWPLFVALGLPIAEIGILFGLVPLAVGGLLLFCGSIAGILRENGYVSSAWRGLAVLSAFVLAGGLALWYADSATASDLLIRAYSMIGTGVLMLLAGVGGDLFARDAEPGL; encoded by the coding sequence ATGGACGAGAATCCGGGGTTGAGCGAGGAGTACCGGATGGCCAGCCCGTGGCCACTGTTCGTTGCGCTCGGGCTCCCGATCGCCGAGATCGGGATCCTGTTCGGCCTGGTACCGCTGGCCGTGGGCGGGCTGCTCCTGTTTTGCGGGTCGATCGCCGGGATCCTCCGCGAGAACGGGTACGTCTCCTCCGCCTGGCGCGGGCTCGCCGTCCTCTCGGCGTTCGTCCTCGCCGGGGGGCTGGCGCTGTGGTACGCCGACTCGGCGACCGCGTCCGACCTGCTGATCCGGGCGTACTCGATGATCGGCACCGGCGTGCTGATGTTGCTCGCCGGCGTCGGCGGCGACCTGTTCGCGCGCGACGCCGAACCCGGGCTGTAG
- a CDS encoding thioredoxin family protein, which translates to MNANSNSGPPVDQPDPEAMLDRLIEVGAIREDDDGALRVSSALDDIIDLYDQSYGDLPDKEFTEAVADAFGLDYSEAVSRIDEEGVTREEFVAYLSLRAHFEDEDEPVPDPVERATMAQLVVDVAPATPVPQDMRELDDDEIESFLASNDRAVVFVWRLRCDPCESMKPELEETLDLIPDDVAVAGVDGESTPTARALFDVDVAPAVVCVADGEPVGTESGYQSPSAVADLVADAFGDD; encoded by the coding sequence GTGAACGCCAACTCCAATTCCGGACCGCCGGTCGATCAGCCCGACCCAGAGGCGATGCTCGATCGGCTGATCGAGGTCGGCGCGATCCGCGAGGACGACGACGGCGCGTTGCGCGTCTCGTCGGCGCTGGACGACATCATCGACCTGTACGATCAGAGCTACGGCGACCTCCCCGACAAGGAGTTCACCGAGGCCGTCGCCGACGCGTTCGGGCTCGACTACTCGGAGGCCGTCAGCCGGATCGACGAGGAGGGCGTCACCCGCGAGGAGTTCGTCGCGTACCTCTCGTTGCGCGCGCACTTCGAAGACGAGGACGAGCCGGTGCCCGACCCCGTCGAACGCGCGACGATGGCACAGCTCGTCGTCGACGTAGCGCCGGCGACGCCCGTTCCACAGGACATGCGCGAGCTCGACGACGACGAGATCGAGTCGTTCCTCGCGAGCAACGACCGCGCGGTCGTGTTCGTCTGGCGCCTCCGGTGTGACCCGTGCGAGTCGATGAAACCGGAACTCGAGGAGACGCTCGATCTGATCCCCGACGACGTTGCTGTCGCCGGAGTCGACGGCGAGTCGACGCCGACCGCCCGGGCGCTGTTCGACGTTGACGTCGCGCCGGCGGTGGTGTGCGTCGCCGACGGGGAACCCGTGGGGACCGAATCCGGCTATCAGTCGCCCTCGGCCGTCGCCGACCTGGTGGCGGACGCCTTCGGCGACGACTGA